The Thermococcus thermotolerans genome contains a region encoding:
- a CDS encoding ferritin-like domain-containing protein: MEITDKEVFEIAINAEIRAKEAYEKLASLTKSDIIKDELLFLAKEEDKHREIIEKMAEKFEGERTEAKKIEIDVMGEFKVVAEKMAEAIKKPDVNVDEVYEIAMKAELVSERLYKELAGYAATEKTKLVLEMLADMERNHYNILRKQYDYITRYPEIYKEEFYDQLMKDINFNF; this comes from the coding sequence ATGGAGATAACGGACAAGGAAGTTTTTGAGATTGCCATAAACGCTGAGATAAGGGCAAAAGAAGCCTATGAAAAACTCGCCTCACTGACCAAGAGCGACATCATAAAGGATGAACTTCTGTTTCTCGCTAAGGAAGAGGACAAGCACCGCGAGATAATCGAGAAGATGGCCGAGAAGTTTGAGGGCGAGAGAACTGAGGCCAAGAAAATCGAGATTGACGTGATGGGAGAGTTCAAGGTTGTCGCCGAGAAGATGGCCGAGGCGATCAAGAAGCCCGACGTTAACGTCGACGAGGTCTACGAAATAGCCATGAAGGCCGAGCTCGTCAGCGAGCGCCTTTATAAAGAGCTCGCCGGCTACGCCGCCACCGAGAAGACGAAGCTGGTGCTTGAGATGCTCGCAGACATGGAGAGGAACCACTACAACATCTTAAGGAAGCAGTACGACTACATAACGCGCTACCCGGAGATATACAAGGAGGAGTTCTACGACCAGCTGATGAAAGACATAAACTTCAACTTCTGA